One window from the genome of Saimiri boliviensis isolate mSaiBol1 chromosome 2, mSaiBol1.pri, whole genome shotgun sequence encodes:
- the ZBTB25 gene encoding zinc finger and BTB domain-containing protein 25, translating to MDTASHSLVLLQQLNMQREFGFLCDCTVAIGDVYFKAHRAVLAAFSNYFKMIFIHQTSECIKIQPTDIQPDIFSYLLHIMYTGKGPKQIVDHSRLEEGIRFLHADYLSHIATEMNQVFSPETVQSSNLYGIQISTTQKTVVKQGLEVKEAPSSNSGNRAAVQGDHPQLQLSLAIGLDDGTADQQRAHPATQALEEHQKPPVSIKQERCDPESVMSQSHPSPSSEVTGPTFSETSIRIHLCHYCGERFDSRSNLRQHLHTHVSGSLPFGVPASILESNDLGEVHPLNENSEALECRRLSSFIVKENEQQPDHSNRGTTEPLQISQVSLISKDTEPVELNCNFSFSRKRKISCSICGHKFPRKSQLLEHMYTHKGKSYRYNRCQRFGNALAQRFQPHCDNWSDVSLKSSRLSQEHLDLPCALESELTQENVDTILVE from the exons ATGGACACTGCCAGCCATAGCCTTGTTCTTCTGCAGCAGCTGAACATGCAGCGAGAATTTGGTTTTTTGTGTGACTGCACAGTTGCAATTGGAGACGTTTACTTCAAGGCTCACAGAGCAGTACTTGCTGCTTTTTCTAACTATTTCAAGATGATATTTATTCACCAAACAAG tgaATGCATAAAAATACAACCAACTGACATCCAACCTGACATATTCAGCTATTTATTGCACATCATGTACACGGGGAAAGGGCCAAAACAGATTGTGGATCATAGTCGTTTGGAGGAAGGGATTCGATTTCTTCATGCCGACTACCTTTCTCACATTGCAACTGAAATGAATCAAGTGTTCTCACCAGAGACTGTGCAGTCCTCAAATTTATATGGCATTCAGATCTCAACAACCCAAAAAACAGTGGTCAAACAAGGACTGGAGGTCAAAGAAGCTCCTTCTAGTAACAGTGGAAACAGAGCTGCTGTCCAGGGTGACCACCCCCAGTTGCAGCTGTCTCTTGCTATTGGTCTGGATGATGGCACTGCAGACCAGCAGAGGGCCCATCCTGCTACCCAGGCCCTGGAGGAGCACCAGAAGCCCCCAGTTTCCATCAAGCAGGAGAGATGTGACCCAGAATCTGTGATGTCCCAGAGCCACCCCTCACCCTCATCAGAGGTGACAGGCCCCACTTTTAGTGAAACCAGTATCAGAATACACTTATGCCATTACTGTGGGGAACGTTTTGATTCCCGTAGTAACCTAAGGCAACATCTCCATACACATGTATCTGGATCCCTGCCATTTGGTGTCCCTGCTTCCATTCTGGAAAGTAATGACCTTGGTGAAGTGCATCCCCTTAATGAAAACAGCGAGGCTCTGGAATGTCGCAGGCTCAGCTCCTTCATTGTTAAGGAGAATGAACAGCAGCCTGACCACTCCAACCGGGGTACCACAGAGCCTTTGCAGATCAGTCAAGTATCTTTGATCTCCAAAGACACAGAGCCAGTAGAATTaaactgtaatttttctttttcaaggaaaagaaaaatcagctgtTCCATCTGTGGTCATAAATTCCCTCGAAAGAGCCAATTGTTGgaacacatgtatacacacaaaggTAAATCTTACAGATATAACCGGTGCCAAAGGTTTGGTAATGCACTGGCCCAGAGATTTCAGCCACATTGTGACAACTGGTCTGATGTCTCCCTGAAAAGTTCTCGCTTGTCACAAGAACACTTAGACTTGCCTTGTGCCTTAGAGTCGGAGCTTACACAGGAAAATGTGGATACTATCCTAGTTGAGTAG